One Trichosurus vulpecula isolate mTriVul1 chromosome 7, mTriVul1.pri, whole genome shotgun sequence genomic region harbors:
- the PRMT6 gene encoding protein arginine N-methyltransferase 6, protein MSLPKKRKTDSADSSGGEGSGGGEEEDGGERDPGGPEEAGETEQGARDRLYYECYSDVSVHEEMIADRVRTDAYRLGILRNWASLRGKTVLDVGAGTGILSVFCAQAGARRVYAVEASDIWQQAREVVRLNGLEDRVHVLPGPVETVELPERVDAIVSEWMGYGLLHESMLASVLHARTKWLKEGGLLLPASAELFLAPINDRTLEWRLGFWGEVKQRYGVDMSCLEGFATRCLMGHSEIVVQGLTGEEVLARPQRFAQLQLDRDGLQQELQAGVGGRFSCRCYGSAPMHGFALWFQVTFPGGDGEKPLVLSTSPFHPETHWKQALLYLDEPLQVEQDTDISGEITLSPSRDNPRHLRVLLRYKVGDQEEKTKDFRMGD, encoded by the coding sequence ATGTCGCTGCCTAAGAAGAGAAAGACGGACTCGGCGGACAGCAGCGGAGGCGAGGGCAGCGGAGGCGGCGAAGAAGAAGATGGCGGGGAGCGCGACCCGGGCGGTCCGGAGGAGGCCGGGGAGACGGAGCAGGGCGCGCGAGACCGCCTGTACTACGAGTGCTACTCGGACGTGTCTGTGCACGAGGAGATGATTGCCGACCGCGTCCGCACGGACGCCTACCGCCTGGGCATCCTGCGCAACTGGGCGTCCCTGCGGGGCAAGACGGTGCTGGACGTGGGCGCGGGCACGGGCATCCTGAGCGTGTTCTGCGCCCAGGCCGGCGCGCGGCGCGTGTACGCCGTGGAGGCCAGCGACATCTGGCAGCAGGCCCGCGAGGTGGTGCGGCTCAACGGGCTGGAGGACCGCGTGCACGTGCTGCCGGGCCCCGTGGAGACGGTGGAGCTGCCCGAGCGCGTGGACGCCATCGTCAGCGAGTGGATGGGCTATGGGCTGCTGCACGAGTCCATGCTGGCGTCCGTGCTGCACGCGCGCACCAAGTGGCTCAAGGAGGGCGGCCTCCTGCTGCCGGCATCGGCCGAGCTCTTCCTGGCGCCCATCAACGACCGGACCCTGGAGTGGCGCCTAGGCTTCTGGGGCGAGGTGAAGCAGCGCTACGGCGTGGATATGAGCTGCCTCGAGGGCTTTGCCACACGCTGCCTCATGGGGCACTCGGAGATCGTGGTGCAGGGCCTGACCGGCGAGGAAGTGCTGGCCCGGCCGCAGCGCTTTGCTCAGCTGCAGCTGGACCGCGACGGCTTGCAGCAGGAGCTGCAGGCCGGTGTGGGCGGGCGCTTCAGTTGCCGCTGCTACGGCTCGGCCCCCATGCACGGCTTCGCGCTCTGGTTCCAGGTCACCTTCCCTGGTGGGGACGGCGAGAAGCCCCTGGTGCTGTCCACATCGCCTTTCCACCCAGAGACTCACTGGAAGCAGGCGCTCCTCTACCTAGACGAGCCTCTGCAGGTGGAGCAGGACACGGACATTTCCGGGGAGATCACGCTTTCTCCCTCCCGGGACAACCCCCGCCACCTGCGGGTCTTGCTCCGCTACAAAGTGGGGGACCAGGAAGAGAAGACCAAGGATTTTCGCATGGGGGATTGA